Genomic DNA from Melioribacteraceae bacterium 4301-Me:
CAGAATGGTAAAAGAACATCGTAGATGTTCAATTATTGTAGAATGGTAATATCACCCAAAATTTACGAATCCTCGTAGAATAAATGATGTCATTTTATTATTAATGATTTAGGCGAGATTCAAAATAAATCCTCTACAAGGTCCATTAATACCTTGCAGAGGTTTCAGTTATTGCGGAATTTTCTGTATAGTTGCTATTGAATTGTCTTCTCTTTTTTAATGTGTTTTTCTATTTTTAAGTGTTAACAAATAATTTAACAAGAGTTAGACATGAATACAAAACTACTTTCTTTTCTATTATTACTTTTTTTTAGCAATAGTTTATTCTCACAAAAAGAACTGTCATTTGATTTTGACTATGCTAAATTTAATTACAATAGGGATACAGTTTATATGGAGTTTTACTACAGCTTAAATCCACGAGATATGGTTTTGAAAAAAGCGCAATCAGGTTATTTGTTCGATGCTATTGTACACATTGAAATTAAGAATTTAGGTACAAATGAATATTTATTAAATAAGGACTGGTCAATTAAATCAGTTGTGGAAGATACAACTACTAATTATTTGTCAAAAAATTTAATGGGTTTATTCGGGATATTAATTCCAAGGGGTAAGTATTCAGTAGTAGTTTCTGCTAAAGACAAGGAGAACGAGTCATTAAATAAAATTATAAATGAAGTTGTGGTTGTAGAACCATATAGTAGTGAAAAATATTCAATAAGTGATATTGAATTAGCAAGCAACATCAAAACAGATGGTGCTGATCCAAATTCGCTTTTTTATAAAAATACTTATGAAGTTATACCCAACCCAACTATGGTATTTACGAACCACTCACCTGTAATGTTTTATTATGATGAGCTGTACAATTTAAAGTTAACTAAGCCAGAGCAAAAGTTTAGATTGGATAAATTCTTAGTTAATAGTTTGGGCAAAACGATATATCAATCATTTAAATATGTTAATCAAAGTGATAAGTCAGTAGTTGATGTAGGTGTAATTAACCTTTCAAAATATCCTACTGATTCATATACATTATTATTAAGTTTAGTTGACACAGTTACAAATCAAGCCTTTGTTTCATCGAAAAGATTTTATTTATACAATCCTAATGTTGTTGATACAACACAAAGAATGTATGCTGGTGAATCCTACATATCAAGTGAATTTGCTGTTATGACTGCCCAAGAATGTGATAAGATGTTTGATGAGGCCAAATATATAGCTACAAAAAAAGAAATTGAACAGTACTCTAAAATCGATTCTCTTAACGGTAAAAGAGAGTTTTTATTTAAATTTTGGAAAGTTAGAGATACAAATCCAGAAACCCCTCAAAATGAATTTAAAGAAGAATATATGAGAAGAGTTGAATATGCAAATAAACATTTTGGTTACGCAAATAGAGAGGGTTATAAATCTGATAGAGGCAGAGTATATTTGTTATATGGAGAGCCTGACCAAAAAGATTTCTTCCCCAATGAACCTAATGTGAAACCTTATGAGACTTGGTATTATAACTCAATTGAAGGTGGTGTAATTTTCAATTTTGGTGATTTAACGGGATTTAATAATTATCAACTATTAAACTCTACAAAGAAAGGGGAAATCCAGGACCCAAACTGGATGCAACAATTAACCGTACATTAAATATTAAATGCATATTAGAGATAAAATTGAATTTTTTCTTTTCTTATCATTATCAAAATTTTTTTCAATTCTTAAGTTAAAAAGAACGAGAAAATTTGCTAAACTTTTTGCACTTTTTGTCTATTACTGTGTACCTATAAGAAAAAAGATAGTTTTTTCTAATCTTCAAAAAGCCTTTCCTTCCCTTTCAGCAAAAGAGATTAGCATGATTGCAAAAAAAAATTATTTTAACATAATATTAACTTTTTTTGAGTTGATGTACTTCCCGTACATGAAAAAAGAAGAGTTGCTCACCTTAGCAGAATGTGATGAACTTAAATTGGTAATAGAAAAATACAATGAAAGGAAAGGATTGATTTTAATTACTGGTCACTATGGCAGCTGGGAAATTGGGGCAGCTTGGGTCGGTGCAAAAACGAATATTCCAATGTACGTAATGGCAAAGCCTCAGAGAAATAGATATGTTACAGAATGGATAAATAAAGCTAGAGAAAAATTTGGGAATAAAGTAGTTCCTTTAGGGGTTTCGGTAAGAGAAATTTACTCTGTAATTAAAAACGGTGGTTTAATTGGCGTGGTGGGTGACCAAAGAGGACCGAAAGAAGGATTAAGAGTTAATTTCTTAGGCAATGAAACTGCGGTTTACTCCGGTACTGCTCAAATAGCAATTAAAACAAATTGTCCTATTTTAGTAGGTTTAATAGAACGAAAGGCAGATTTGAATTACAAAATCTTTTTATACGAGATAAATCCATTATCTTTGCAAGGTGAAAGAACTGACGATAAAGTTAAAATGCTAAATCAAAAGTATTTTAATTTGCTTGAAAAACATGTTAAGGAACACCCTGAGCAATGGTTCTGGATGCACAAAATTTGGAAATATTAAAATGATTAAAAGAATTTTGGTAATTCAGACTGCCTTTTTGGGTGATGCTATTTTAACTTTACCATTAATCCAAAAAATTGCAGAAAAATATCCAAATTCTAATATTGATGTTGTTGCTATCCCATCTACTGAAATTATTTTCAGAAGTAGTCCTTTTGTTAAATCTGTTATTGTGCTGGATAAAAAGGGAGAACATAAATCAATTTTTGGCATCATTAATTTTGCACACAAACTAAAAGCAGAGAAATACGAAATTGTCTACTCACCGCATAGGTCGTTTAGAACCTCTCTTATAGTATTTTTTTCCGGTATTAGAAATTCAGTTGGATTTGATACTGCATCTTTAAGCTTCGTTTATAAAAACAGAGTAAAGTATGATTACAATAGTCACGAAGTAAAAAGAAATTTGAATCTTCTTAATAATGAAAGTGATGATTGGAAAATTTTACCAATAGTTAACATAAGACAAGACGTTAAAGTAAAAATAAAAGAAATTATTTTATCAAAGACTAACAAACAAATTGCATGTGTGGCACCAGGTTCTGTCTGGAAAACAAAAATTTATCCCGAAAAATATTTTTATGAAATAATTAGTTTTTTAACCAACAAAAATTTTTTTGTTTTCCTGATAGGAAGTAATGAAGATGAGGTGCTGTGCAAAAATTTGGAAAGAAAATTTGACGAAAATGTTTTTTCTGTAGCCGGTTTACTTAATGTTGTAGAAACAATAGAACTTTTAAGAAATTCAAGAATATTGATTTGCAACGACAGCGCCCCAACTCATATGGGAGTTGCAGCGGATATTTCTGTACTTACATTATATTGCTCTACAATTAAAGAATTTGGTTTTTATCCATACAATCAAAAAGGTCAATGGCTTAGTTATGATAATTTGCAATGTAAACCTTGCGGCATACATGGAAGGGAAAAATGCCCGATCGAGACTTTTGATTGTGGTTATAATTTAAAACCTTCAGCCGTAATCGATAAAATTAGCATTATGCTCAATGTGTAATTTATTTTGTTAAATAGCTATATTTGTATTAAAACATATTTACTAAGTATGAGTATATTGAACCTAAGAGAAATTAAAAAGGCTGCTGTATATGTAACGCCTAATTTTTCTTCACTTACCACTAAAAGATATAAAGTGAGTTTATTGAGGCTGTTTGCTTATTTGGTCGTATATAGTTTATTAGTTATGTTCATTTTTTTTATGATACTGTTTTTGACCCCACTTAAAAATACCTTATATATGTTTGACAGCAGCCAATTGAAGACCGAAAAAGCTCGAATTGAAGAATTAGAAAAACAGATAACATTTCTTACGCGTCAATTAGAGTCAATGGCATCTGAAAATCAAAAGTTAAAATATGCAATTATGTTAGGGAAAGCCGATACGTTAGACTCTACTTCAGCAATTTATGATTCATTGCGAAGTTATCATAATCAAAAATTAAAAATAGGGGGTAATCTATACGAAGCTTTCATCACATTAATGAATAAAATTTTTCACAGCACAAACTTAGATAGTCAAGAAGTTTTTTTGAACCCAGCTACGGGAATAATTATTCAATATTTTGATCCTGATAAAGGTCATTTTGGAATTGATTATGGTTTGAAAATTGGAACGCCTATATATGCATCGATAGGCGGTTTGATTATTTTTGCTGATTATTTGACAACTGATGGTTATGTTATAATGATTCAACATAAAAACGGCTACATTACAATTTACAAACATTGTTCATTATTGCTAAAAAGAACACGAGAATTTGTTAATCAAGGGGAATTAATAGCTTTGAGTGGTAATTCTGGTAGCAATACTACTGGTCCCCATTTACATTTTGAAATTTGGAAAGACGGTAAACCAATTGACCCACTTTCAGTTATAACAAAGTAAGGAGAGCTTTAAATGGCACAAAAACATGAAATTAACTCACCTGAAGATGTTAGTATTTTAAGTCACGGAGTAAAAATTGAAGGTAATTTATCAAGCGAGGGAAATGTAAGGATTGATGGCGTTATCCTAGGTAATGTAACTGTAAACGGGAATTTAACAATTGGAGAAACATCCGAAATAAAAGGAGAAATTAAAGCAAAAAATATAACCAACAGTGGTAAACTTGAAGGTACGGTAAGTGCTTTAAATAAACTTAAGTTGGAATCTAAATCTGTTCTTAAAGGCGATATCATTTGTCGCACTCTTGTAATAGAAGAAGGTGCTTTCTTTTTCGGTAATAGTAAGATGAATCGTGATGAAAAAGCAGATGATGAAAAATAAATGTATGATGAGGAGAAACCGATTAAAAAATTTTCCGATGTTTATAAGCAATTGGGGCCTTATTTAGGCTTAGGGACTCAATTAGCCGCTACTATAATTTTAATGTTCTTTCTCGGCAGATGGCTTGATGAAAAGTTTAATACATCACCAATACTGATGATTGTATTTTCTTTTTTAGGTGGATTTGCAGGCATTTATAATTTTGTTAAAACCGTTCTAAAATTAAACGAAAAAAATAAGCTTGAGAAATGAAATTCTAAGTATTCTGCTTTTGAGCGGGATGTTATTAGTAGTAATTTTGTCACTCTTTGCTTTCAAATTAATTAATTCTATTCAATTATTTTCAATTCTACTGGCTTTATTTTACTGCATTATTAACTTTGTTATTGCATTCATTTTACTTAAGTATTTTTTCAAAAGCAATAACAAGTCCTTTTTAATAAGCAGCTTGACAGGTATGTTTTTTAGAATATTCTTAATGATTGTCTTAGTAGTTTTGTCAATAAAATTCTTGAAAATTGACGAATATGCCTTTATATTTGGGTTCTTTTTATTTTATATAATTTTTTTAGTCTTAGAAGTTGTTATTATACAAAGGCAAAGAAGAGCATTATAAGTATAATAAAATAAATGTATTACGAAGCAATAAATAAAACAGCTGAAGCTGTACAAAATACTGCGGAAAGTAGCCGTGGTGCTGGCTGGATAATGCATCATATTCTTGATGCAAGGGATCTGGATCTGTCGCCATTTGGAGTTGTTCATTTGCCTCAAATTAACTTACTTGGGCTTGATATCTCGATAACGAAGCATGTTGTTTTCATGTGGCTTGCAACAATTATTTTAATTATTGTTTTTATCATTACAGCTAAGTCATATAAGAAATCTTTAGTGCCTAAGGGGTTAACCAATTTATTAGAAGTTGTTGTTGTATTTGTGCGAGACGAAATAGCCAAACCAACTATTGGATCCGGGTATCAGAAATTTCTTCCTTATTTATTAAGCATCTTCTTTTTTATACTCACTTGTAATTTACTTGGGTTAATTCCATACGGTTCTACAGCCACAAGCAACATTGCAGTAACGGCCACGTTAGCAACAATTTCATTTCTATTTATTCAAATAGGTGGGATGATGAAAAATGGTGTGATTGGATATTTTAAAGGTCTTATCCCGCATGGTATACCATTTTGGCTTATACCAATAATGGCAGTGGTAGAGTTACTTGGATTGTTTACAAAGCCGTTTGCTTTGGCAGTACGTCTTTTTGCAAACATGACGGCTGGCCACACGGTTATTATGGCATTGATAGGTTTAATTTTTATTTTGCATACATACTTTGTTGCACCGGTATCGGTGTCTTTTGCTTTATTTATTAGTCTGCTTGAAATTTTAGTTGCGTTAATTCAAGCATATATTTTTACAATGCTGTCTTCCTTGTTTATAGGAATGGCAGTTCACCAAGAACATTAACTAACAAAATAACTATAGGAGGAATTAGATGGAATTTGCATATTTAGCAGCTGGCTTTGGAGCCGGATTAACAATTATTGGTGGTGCATATGGAATTGGCAAACTTGCAAGTTCTGCTATGGAAGCAAGTGGCCGCCAGCCAGAAGCAGCAGGTGATATTAGAACTTCGATGATTATCGCAGCAGCTTTAATCGAAGGTATTTCACTGTTTGCTCTTGTTATATGTATCCTTTTAGCTCTTAAATAATAATTTTTTTAAGGTAGCTTAAAAATGTACTTTATGAGTATTCTTACAGCGGTATATTTTTTTAGCGGGGGTGAGTCGATGGGCAGTCCCTTGGATATTAATCCTGGAGTAATATTTTGGACTACGGTAACATTTATTTTATTGTTTTTTGTCCTCAAAAAATTTGCTTGGAAACCTATCTTAAACTCACTTGAAGTAAGAGAAAAGTTCATTAAAGATTCTTTAGAAGCAGCTGAGAAAGCAAAGCAAGAAGCAGAAAAGCTTATAAAAGAAAATAAAGTAAATTTATCGAAGGCTGAACAAGAAGCACAAAAAATAATTGAGGAAAGTCGCGCTAATGCCGAGAAACTTCGTAATCAAATACTTGAGGAAAGCAAGCAGCATGCTAAGAAATTAGTGGCCGATGCACAAGCAGAAATTGAAAGGAAAAATCAAGAGGCTTTCGTAAGCTTAAAAAATCAAGTTGCTGAAATTGCTATAAATGCTGCAGAAAAAATTATCCGCGAAAATCTTGATAAGGAAAAGCAACTTAAAATTGTTCAAAAATATTTAGAGGAATTACCTAAAAATTAGTTATGGGCTCATTTAGAATTGCCGATAGGTATGCAAAATCGTTGATGAAACTTGCCGACGAAAAAAAATCGCTGGCTGTTATTTCTGACGACGCTGATTTGATTTATAATACATTAAAGAGTTCAAGGGATTTAAGAGTTGCACTAAAAAGCCCGGTTGTCAATCAAATAACAAAAGCTAATATCCTGTCTGAAATTTTTAAAGACAAAGTAAGTACCGATTCATTAAATTTTATGAGATTTATAGTAGATAAAAATAGGGAGGAATTTTTATTTGATATTTTTGCCAGGTTTACTGAATTAAGAGATGCAAGGATGGGTATTCTTAGGGCAAAAGTAACTTCTGCTGTAGAATTGTCAGAATCAATTAAAATGGAAATTAAAACAAGAATTGAAAATTTTACGAAAAAGGCAGTTAATTTAGATTTTGATGTGGATAAAAATTTAATCGGTGGTTTTTGGATTAAAATTAACGATACAATTTATGATGCTTCTATTATTCATAGATTAAGTTTGTTAAGAAAAGCTTTCCTTGAACAAATAATTGTGACAAATAATTAATCAAGAAAAAATTTAGGAACTAAAATGGCTGAAGTTAGACCAGACGAAATATCAGCAATATTAAGAAAACAATTGGCTGGTTTTGACAACGAAGTAGATATTTATGATGTCGGTACAGTTCTTCAAGTTGGAGATGGCATAGCAAGAGTTTATGGATTGTCGAAAGTAATGGCAAGTGAATTAGTGGAGTTTCCTAATAACGTTATGGGTATGGTCTTAAACCTTGAAGAAGATAGTGTTGGCTGCGTGCTTTTTGGAGAGAGTTCACTAATTAAAGAAGGAGATATAGTTAAAAGGACTAATAGAGTAGCCTCTTTTCCTGTAGGTGAGAAACTACTTGGGAGAGTTGTCAATCCTTTGGGTGAACCGGTAGACGGTAAAGGCCCAATTCTACACGAAAAATATATGCCCATTGAAAGAAAGGCTTTGGGTGTTATTTCACGTCAACCAGTAAAAGAACCATTGCAAACAGGAATTACTGCGATTGATGCTATGATACCAATCGGAAGAGGGCAAAGAGAATTAATAATTGGAGACCGCCAGACAGGAAAAACTGCAATCGCAGTTGATACAATTATAAATCAAAAATATACCCATAGTGAAGAAGCTAAAAAATATGGTATAAAGCCTGTTTATTGTATTTACGTTGCAATTGGTCAAAAGAATTCGACAGTAGCACAAGTAGTAGCAAAATTGGAAGAAAACGGAGCAATGGAATATACAACTGTTATTAGTGCACCGGCTTCTGTACCAGCACCTCTTCAATACATAGCGCCTTATGCTGGAGCAACTTTGGGAGAATACTTTAGAGATTCTGGCCGCCATGCATTAGTAATTTATGACGACCTTTCCAAACAAGCTGCTGCTTACAGAGAACTTTCGCTTTTATTGAGAAGGCCACCAGGTAGAGAAGCATATCCCGGTGATGTCTTTTATTTACATTCAAGATTACTTGAAAGAGCTTCCAAACTTAATGATGAATTAGGCGGTGGTAGTTTAACAGCATTGCCTATCATTGAAACACAGCAAGGTGATGTTTCAGCTTATATACCCACAAATGTAATCTCGATAACAGATGGGCAGATTTATCTGGAGCCGGGTTTGTTTAATGCCGGTGTTAGACCTGCTATTAACGTAGGGATTTCTGTTTCCCGTGTGGGTGGTAATGCCCAAATAAAAGCAATGAAAAAAGTCGCCGGCTCATTAAAATTAGATTTAGCTCAATACAGAGAATTAGAAGCATTTGCTAAGTTCGGTTCCGACCTTGACAAGGCAACTCAAAGAACCTTAGCCAAGGGTGCTAGACTGGTTGAATTGTTAAAGCAAGGTCAATATTCGCCAGTTCCGGTAGAAAAACAAGTTGTTAGCGTTTTTATTGGGACGAACAATTACCTTGAAACAATTGATGTAAAAGACGTAAAAAAATTTGAAAAAGAATTCTTAGAATACGTTGATTTGAAATATCCCGAAATCTTTGAGGATATTAGAACAACAAAAGCATTAAATGATAATACTATTGAAAAAATTAAAAAGGCAGTTGAAGAGTTTTTAGAAAGATTTAAAGGAACAAGTTAATTTTTATCCAAAGCTAATATGGCTACTTTAAGAGATATAAAAAGAAGAATAACAGGCGTGAGCAATATTCAACAAATTACTCGCGCGATGAAAATGATAGCTGCTGTTCAATTGCGCAAGGCTCAAGAAAATATTATTAATGCGCGTCCATATGCAAGAAAAATTAATGAGGTAATCAATCATCTTTTATCCGTCGAGAAAAATGTTAGTAATGAGTTACTTCAACAGAGAAAGTACGAAAGAGTTGCAATTGTAGTTATAACATCCGATAGAGGCATGTGCGGTGCTTTTAATATGAATGTTATTCGTACTGTTGAAGAATTAGTTTCAAAAGAATACAAAGAATTTTACAACAATAAAAATCTAGAACTTTACTGCGTGGGTAAAAAAGGCTTCGACTATTTTTCCAAAAGAAACTATCTAATTAGTGAATCTTATTTGGGGTTGTTTTCTCATCTAAATTTTGAATCAGCTGTGAAAATTGTTCATGATCTTAAATTAAAATATCTCAATCACCAATTTGATAATGTTATTCTAGTGTTCAATGAATTTAAGTCGGTAATACAACAAAACATTCTAATAGAACAATTGCTGCCTATAAAACCCGGTCATTCAATTAATAACCAAAAATTTGTCGATTATATTTATGAGCCTAATAAAATTGAGATTATCAATTCTTTACTGCCCAAAAAACTTAACATTCAACTTTGGCGTGCGTTGTTAGAATCTTTTGCTGCAGAATTAGGGGCAAGGATGACTGCAATGGATATGGCAACAGAAAATGCTAAAGAATTAATTAGAACTCTTAGACTCACATACAATAAAGAGCGTCAGGCTTCAATAACTAAAGAGATTATCGAGATTGTTTCGGGTGCAAATGCTATGAAAGAAAGTTAATAGTTTGTTTGAAATTTCAATTAATATCATTATCTTTCTCTCCATCTTATATGTTAGAAGAATTAACTGAAAAATTTGAAAAAGCGTTAAAAAAAATAACGGGACAAGGCAGATTAACCGAGTCCAACATTGCGGATACTTTACGCGAAATAAGACGTGTTCTTTTAGATGCTGATGTAAATTACAAAGTAGCTAAGCAGTTTATTGAAGATGTAAAATCAAAAGCACTTGGCACTGAAGTATTAACTTCTGTTACACCTGGTCAATTAATTACAAAAATAATTTATGATGAATTGACTCTTTTAATGGGCGGCAAAGGCAGTGAATTACTGTTAAACCCGTCTGGCATTACAATTATAATGGTGATTGGACTTCAGGGCTCAGGGAAAACAACTTTTTGCGGTAAACTTGCAAAATACTTAAAAGATAAAAAACGTAAAGTGCTTTTAACTGCAGCTGATATTTACAGACCAGCTGCAATTGAACAACTAAACTTGCTTGGCAAACAAGTTGACGTGCCTGTTTTTTCAATTGAAGGTGAAACTGATGCAGTTAAAATTGCAGCAGATTCGATTGCCCATGCTAAGGAAAATGGTTTGAACACTGTAATTATTGATACTGCAGGAAGACTTCATGTCGATGAAAATATGATGAATGAAGTAGCTGCTATTAAGGAAAAAGTTAAGCCTCACGAGACCTTATTTGTAGTTGATTCTATGACTGGGCAAGATGCTGTAAACTCTGCTAAAGCTTTTAACGAAAAAGTTGAATTTGATGGGATTGTTCTTACTAAACTTGATGGCGATGCTAAAGGTGGCTGCGCCTTGTCTATTAAAGCTGTTGTTCAAAAACCAATTAAGTTTATTAGCGTCGGCGAAAAACTTGATTCACTTGAATTGTTTTACCCTGAAAGACTTGCTTCACGAATATTGGGGAAAGGCGATATAATTTCATTTGTTGAAAAGGCGCAAAAAGAATTTGATGAAAAAGAAGCAGCTGAAATAGAGAGAAAGTTTAAAGCCAATCAATTTGATTTTGATGACTTCTTAAAGCAAATCAAAATGATAAAAAAAATGGGCTCACTTAAATCTATTTTGGCTATGATACCAGGTGCTAATTCAATGTTAAGAAATGCTACTATAGATGATAGTCAAATTATAAAAGTAGAAGCTATTATTCAGTCAATGACAAAAGAAGAAAGGGCAAAACCAAAAATATTAAATGGAAGCAGAAGAAAAAGAATTGCTCGTGGCAGCGGTACTTCAATACAAGATGTTAATAGATTAATAAAGCAATTTTACGAAATGCAAAAAATGGTTAAAATGTTGAGCAGTAATAAATCAATTAAAAATTTATTTGGTAACTTATCAATTAATTGAAATTTTTCTAACATAATATAATAACTAAAAAAAGGAGGTAAATTAAGCTTGGCCGTTAAGTTAAGATTAAGAAGAATGGGGAAGAAGAAGCAGCCCATCTATAAAGTTGTAGCTGCAGATTCGCGTTCCCCGCGAGATGGTAAATTTATAGAGGCAATTGGATTATATAATCCTAGGACAAATCCAGCATTTGTAAACATAAAAGAAGAAAGAGCTCTTTACTGGCTTAGTGTTGGAGCACAACCTACTCAGACTGTTAAAAATTTGCTGAGCTCAGAAGGTATTCTGTTGAAATTGGATCTTCAAAAAAGAGGATTACATGCTGAGAAAATTGAAGCTGAAATTGAAAATTGGAAAAAGATTCGAGAAGCAAAGATGGCTGCTTTATCATCTAAAAAATCTGATAAAAAGAAAGCTAAAGCAGTGGAAACTACTGAATTAAGCCCGAAAGAAGAGAATGTTGAAGCAAATACTACTGCTCAAGAAGAAAATTAGAACAAAAAAGAATATTTTTGCTTGAATTTTAAATTTTGGTTGTGCATAATTACAGTATAATACTCTTTTTATTTCATATTATATAGGTATTTCCATGAAGGAATTTATCGAATTTATTGCAAAGCATCTTGTTGACAATCCGGATGGCGTTTCCATTGAAGAAAATACTCCGGATGAAAAAACTATTGAGCTGACTCTGAAAGTAGGTGCCGATGACGTCGGAAAGGTAATCGGCAAACAGGGTAAAACTGCTCAAGCAATGAGAACTCTTCTTACTGCTATTGCTGCTAAAGATGGTAAAAGAGCGATCTTAAAAATCTTAGACTAATTTGTTTAACTGATTTGTGAATGACTTTTATCTTATAGCAAAGGTAATATCAATTTACAAATCAGATGGTTTTGTGGCAGTAAAACCATACTCTGACTTCAGAGAAAGATATTTTAAGCTCAGTGAAGTTTTTATTGATGTTTTTGGAGCTAAAAGAAAGTTCTTTGTTGAAAAAATAGAGTATCGAGAAAAAAAGTTACTTATTAAGTTCTATAATTTTAATTCGCCTTTTGACGCAGCTTTTTTGAAGGGTAGAAGTATTTTTGTTAAAAAGCAGAACTTAATTGAACTGCCTGTAAATACTTTCTTTGTGCATGATTTAATTGGCAGTAGAGTATTTAGAAATAAATTACTCTTTGGCGAGTTAATTGATGTTTTGCAATTGCCTTCACACTTTGTCTTTGTAATTCGGGATACTCAAAATAGAGAGGCAATGATTCCTTCTTCAAAAGACTATGTGAAAAGTTTTGATGCCAAAAAGAAAAAATTAATTTTGCGAAACGATTGTGACATACTTTATAACGATGTAAAATGATGCGAATTGATATTATTTCTGCCGTGCCGGATTCTCTTTTCAGTCCTTTAAATACAAGTATCTTGAAAAGAGCACAAGATAAAAAAAAAGTTGAAATAATAGTTCATAATCTAAGAGACTATACGCACGATAAACATAAACAAATTGACGATAAGCCTTTTGGCGGTGGACCAGGCATGCTGCTGAAGCCAGAACCGTTCTTTGAATGTATTGAAAAATTAATTTCAGAAAGACGATATGACCACATAATTTTCACTTCACCTAAAGGTGTATTGTATAATCAGAAAATGGCAAATAAGCTTTCCCTTGCTGATAATTTGCTGATGGTTTGTGGTCACTACAAAGGTATTGATGATAGAGTTAGAGAAAAATTTTGTACCGATGAAATTTCAATTGGTAATTATGTGCTTAGCGGTGGCGAATTAGCCTCGCTTGTTATAATAGATTCAATTGTTAGATTGATACCCGGCGTCTTGAACGACAGCGAATCAGCATTAAATGATTCTTTAATGGATGGCGATTTTGTTGAACCGCCATATTATACTCGTCCAGCTGAAATTGCTGGTATGAAAGTTCCAGAAGTCTTACTTTCTGGTAATGAAAAAAAAATAAAGGAATGGAAAGAACAGCAATCAAAATTACTGACTGAAAAGTGGAAAAAAATTAATAACTTGGAGTAAAAAATGAATAAAGTAGATGAAATACTAAACAGCCAAATTAGAAATGACCTGCCGAACTTTAAACCAGGTGATCATATTAGAGTTCAAGTTCGAGTAATTGAAGGTGATAAAGAGAGATTACAGGCATTTGAAGGTGATGTAATTAGCGTAAGAGGAAGCGGTCTTAATAAAACTTTTACTGTTAGAAAAATTTCTAGCGGCGTAGGAGTTGAAAGAATTTTTAATTATAACTCTCCTAAAATTGCTAATATTGAAATACTCAAAGAAGGTAAAGTCCGCAGAGCTAAACTTTATTATTTGAGAAACTTGTCTGGCAAAGCAGCTAGAATTAAAGAT
This window encodes:
- the atpB gene encoding F0F1 ATP synthase subunit A is translated as MYYEAINKTAEAVQNTAESSRGAGWIMHHILDARDLDLSPFGVVHLPQINLLGLDISITKHVVFMWLATIILIIVFIITAKSYKKSLVPKGLTNLLEVVVVFVRDEIAKPTIGSGYQKFLPYLLSIFFFILTCNLLGLIPYGSTATSNIAVTATLATISFLFIQIGGMMKNGVIGYFKGLIPHGIPFWLIPIMAVVELLGLFTKPFALAVRLFANMTAGHTVIMALIGLIFILHTYFVAPVSVSFALFISLLEILVALIQAYIFTMLSSLFIGMAVHQEH
- the atpE gene encoding ATP synthase F0 subunit C, which codes for MEFAYLAAGFGAGLTIIGGAYGIGKLASSAMEASGRQPEAAGDIRTSMIIAAALIEGISLFALVICILLALK
- the atpF gene encoding F0F1 ATP synthase subunit B; translation: MGSPLDINPGVIFWTTVTFILLFFVLKKFAWKPILNSLEVREKFIKDSLEAAEKAKQEAEKLIKENKVNLSKAEQEAQKIIEESRANAEKLRNQILEESKQHAKKLVADAQAEIERKNQEAFVSLKNQVAEIAINAAEKIIRENLDKEKQLKIVQKYLEELPKN
- the atpH gene encoding ATP synthase F1 subunit delta; amino-acid sequence: MGSFRIADRYAKSLMKLADEKKSLAVISDDADLIYNTLKSSRDLRVALKSPVVNQITKANILSEIFKDKVSTDSLNFMRFIVDKNREEFLFDIFARFTELRDARMGILRAKVTSAVELSESIKMEIKTRIENFTKKAVNLDFDVDKNLIGGFWIKINDTIYDASIIHRLSLLRKAFLEQIIVTNN
- the atpA gene encoding F0F1 ATP synthase subunit alpha, translating into MAEVRPDEISAILRKQLAGFDNEVDIYDVGTVLQVGDGIARVYGLSKVMASELVEFPNNVMGMVLNLEEDSVGCVLFGESSLIKEGDIVKRTNRVASFPVGEKLLGRVVNPLGEPVDGKGPILHEKYMPIERKALGVISRQPVKEPLQTGITAIDAMIPIGRGQRELIIGDRQTGKTAIAVDTIINQKYTHSEEAKKYGIKPVYCIYVAIGQKNSTVAQVVAKLEENGAMEYTTVISAPASVPAPLQYIAPYAGATLGEYFRDSGRHALVIYDDLSKQAAAYRELSLLLRRPPGREAYPGDVFYLHSRLLERASKLNDELGGGSLTALPIIETQQGDVSAYIPTNVISITDGQIYLEPGLFNAGVRPAINVGISVSRVGGNAQIKAMKKVAGSLKLDLAQYRELEAFAKFGSDLDKATQRTLAKGARLVELLKQGQYSPVPVEKQVVSVFIGTNNYLETIDVKDVKKFEKEFLEYVDLKYPEIFEDIRTTKALNDNTIEKIKKAVEEFLERFKGTS
- the atpG gene encoding ATP synthase F1 subunit gamma; translation: MATLRDIKRRITGVSNIQQITRAMKMIAAVQLRKAQENIINARPYARKINEVINHLLSVEKNVSNELLQQRKYERVAIVVITSDRGMCGAFNMNVIRTVEELVSKEYKEFYNNKNLELYCVGKKGFDYFSKRNYLISESYLGLFSHLNFESAVKIVHDLKLKYLNHQFDNVILVFNEFKSVIQQNILIEQLLPIKPGHSINNQKFVDYIYEPNKIEIINSLLPKKLNIQLWRALLESFAAELGARMTAMDMATENAKELIRTLRLTYNKERQASITKEIIEIVSGANAMKES